A region of Sporocytophaga myxococcoides DNA encodes the following proteins:
- a CDS encoding DUF4136 domain-containing protein yields MQILKFSGWKIFFLSSIILLMVNACKDPDPVNDLEPFQKDLYISNRDASVNFSDYKTYFLLDTLQKIGKDTMSIKKNYLTEHLIIQAIDSNLLNYGFVKVNKDQHPDVAVVASVLRFKESVPLSYSPTLFGPGVFGYASSSEFGFPGYQFSAPDNFGFYSFDIGSLTIDMLDLKNAPSAGKLNVIWNGIIAGSANDSLVANPQRVLTGINVLFEQSPYLKDGK; encoded by the coding sequence ATGCAGATTTTAAAATTTTCAGGTTGGAAAATATTTTTTTTATCAAGCATCATCCTTTTAATGGTTAATGCCTGCAAAGATCCTGACCCTGTAAATGATCTGGAGCCTTTTCAAAAGGATCTATATATATCAAACAGAGACGCTTCGGTTAATTTTTCTGATTATAAAACATACTTTCTCCTTGATACTCTTCAAAAGATTGGAAAAGATACTATGAGCATTAAGAAAAATTATCTGACAGAGCATTTGATTATTCAGGCTATTGATTCCAATCTTCTGAATTATGGATTTGTAAAAGTCAACAAAGATCAGCACCCTGATGTGGCTGTGGTTGCTTCTGTTTTAAGGTTCAAGGAATCCGTTCCTCTTTCTTATTCGCCAACTTTGTTTGGTCCGGGAGTATTTGGATATGCTTCTTCCAGCGAGTTTGGTTTTCCAGGGTATCAATTTTCAGCACCTGATAATTTTGGATTTTATTCTTTTGATATAGGAAGCCTGACCATTGATATGCTAGATCTGAAAAATGCGCCATCAGCAGGAAAGTTGAATGTAATCTGGAATGGTATTATTGCCGGTTCTGCCAATGATTCTCTTGTCGCTAATCCGCAAAGGGTGTTAACAGGTATTAATGTTTTGTTTGAGCAATCACCATATTTAAAGGATGGAAAGTAA